The genomic interval GGGAATGCCCGGGGTGTGGATGCGGACTACGTCCGGTACCTTAGCAAGCAAGAAGGTGTTTCAGCAGTTAAGTAGTGCCCCATTAATCCTTGACACACAACCCCTTTTTTGCTATGTTTTCTCTTCAAAAAAGCAAGTTATTATCAATTCTTATCCATTATCCATTGATCCATTCTTGAAGAAAGAATCAGCAAGCTGGACCTGGAGGCGGCTACGTGCAAACGGTCTCTGACACGGGCAAGCGGTGTGTCAGACCCTGGAAGAAGGGGGACATGACGAGAGACGGAGGGAGACATCCCTTGTTGTCTCCCTTTTTGTAGTTTTTGGATTCTGCGGACACGTTCTCCCATGGGGATCGAGTCATAGACATTTTGTTGGAGGTGTAAGCATGAAAGTCAAGGAATTCATGAAAACCAAGCTGGCATACATTGATGCCGACAGCACCGTGTATGAGGCCATCGAGGAGATGTTGGACAAAAGAATCCGTTCTTTGGTGGTCAATCCGGAGAATGCCGAGGAGGTCTATGGCGTTATCACTGCCAGAGATGTGGTTTTTAAGGTATTGGGCAAGGGGCTCATGCCAAGAGACGTCAAGGTGTCTGAGATTGCATCCAAGCCCGTGGTATGCATTGATCAAGACACGAAACTGATCGATGCCGCAGTGCTTATGGAGAAGCTCGGTATCGCCAGGCTATTCGTTTGTGAAGGGAAAAAACTCCTCGGCATCTTTACGCTCACGGATGCCATGGGAGGTTCACTGATCTTGATAGCAAGGAGTGGTCATGTTGCTTAAGAAATTGCTTGCTCCGGGAAAGAAAGAGAAAGCCGTTATCGAAGATCTGACAAGGCATATCAAACTGCTGTATTCCGGCCTGGACGCTTTTGAAAGGGCCTTTCGAGATAAGGACAGGGATCTTATGGCCAGTATCATCGATCTGGAGCGGGAAGCGGATGTGATTCGAAGGGATGTGATATCGAATATCTATGAGGGAGCTTTCTTACCCTATCTCCGCCCAAGGCTGTGCAGATTTGCAGAGGTCATAGACTGCGTGTTTGATCTGCTGGAAGATGCCGCGTATCAGTACTTGGATTTAG from Deltaproteobacteria bacterium carries:
- a CDS encoding CBS domain-containing protein, whose protein sequence is MKVKEFMKTKLAYIDADSTVYEAIEEMLDKRIRSLVVNPENAEEVYGVITARDVVFKVLGKGLMPRDVKVSEIASKPVVCIDQDTKLIDAAVLMEKLGIARLFVCEGKKLLGIFTLTDAMGGSLILIARSGHVA